The DNA segment tacaTTGTGATGGGTTTGTTACTGagttttcaattcattttaattttatttcatgtttttaacCACCCATATGAGAATGATGATGAGTACGAGTAGGTGGGCCAGACATAGATGAAGCGGACTGATAAGATTTAGTTCTAGGTTTTTTAGTTAGTTTTATGACATAAATTTTCCAATTTAGTTATTTGAAGACTTtgattatacttttttttaatacatgtttatttaataattctttttatgaaataaatatttatgttgttAAATTAGGAAATCTCTTACCTGACTTCATTTATGTAAATACGTGACATCCCTAGCTCAATGGAAGGGGGTGTTACAAAACTTATCATTTCATAAGATCAGCTCGCAAATCCGATTTGGTGGCAAACTTAGTCCCAAGCAaatcatcaatcatatcatgaATTGTAGTTAGAAATTTGATCCGGGATTCCTTATTCGGTACAGCAATAGACTTCATCAATTACCCCAAACTGCTAGTGATCAAAGCTTTGTACCACATTGCAGTTGAAAGTTGTAAAGGCAAATAAAGCTCGTCTTTAAaagttcaaaataataaaaaagaataacttTTTGCAACGTGATTCAGTTTgaggattttctttttcaactgCTTGTTAACTTTCTGAGATCTATATACCACGATAAACAGCCTAAGTggattaaaaaaagagaatgtTACAATCACTAAAGGATTTCACAAAAGtatatttacaaattgatgGTGTGACTTCACATaatacgttagatctactttacaataaaaataagtcacatcaatttatgaatttacttttgtgaaatCTTTTTATGGTTAAAACATTTATCTTAAAAGAAAGCCTATGAGTAAACGAGTTGATGCATCTAACTCTATCTGAGATCTCAGCATATAGATAggcttataatattctaacagaTGCACTCGCTTTGCCACATCTAAATGATTTATCTTGTCCCTGTCAATATTACAGGTTTGTTTACGTGATCATATTAGAGACATAATCAAAATTCTTGCCTTATTAATATAACTTCACAAGATGTCTTTTATGCTAAAATTAGCATTGGAAGTTGCTTTCCTTTTCCTGCCATTGTCATCTTCCACAACTCAaacaaatcaataatttaattcaACGTGGTTGCCAGTTAACGTTTGATAGCTATTGAATCGCTTGGTCACTACTGACTCACATGGTTAGTACTTTTTAAAATTGCATCCTCATCCTTGATACTTGCTACACTCAGAGTTCActctttgttgtttctctttTAAAATCTCCGTTGAAGTGGAAACTTCCAAAAGGGATTAGGGATTTTTTATTTCCCTTTTGTTTGTTGGCTATAACGTGTTATGATGGTCATGTTTCTTTGCtgatctattattttttctctccttgCTTCATAGTTTGCACAAGGAATATACCCCAGGAATTAAAGGAAGAGCCACTCCACCCACCAAGAGTAGAAGATGTCTCTGATTGGAAATTCACTCAGTGGGGATTCATCAATAGCTATTTTCTTTCCAGCATTACACTTTTGAAATTATAGCTAATTTGATACTGACACCTTAAATGGGGAAATTGCCTCTGTTAATATATGCTCTTCCTTCTTACTCCTGCTGGTTTTGGCACAAAGTCTCAAATTTAATAGCAGATATCTAAACGTAAATGTCATCCAAagcaattatattttataatattcagtTTTGGTtcaattttctttgtttgttaGCTTAAAAAACTAGTAATTTACTTTAATGCTGGTAAGTTCAATGAACAAAAGAAGTTAGTATATATAAGGATGAAGCCAGTTCAGGTATAATTGAAGGAGATGATTGTACTGCATTTATAAAGCCGACTCAAATTTTGTAAAACAATTTTGGTAAGTTCTACACTCAGAATAAGGGATCAAAGACAGTGATTATATCAGGAATCTTTTTGTCTTcttgtttttaatatttatatttgtatcACAGATCTTTGAGCTCCCACTCTCTGCTCTGCCATAAACCATTGGTGGATACATCTCTTTGTGAGAAACCTCCGAAAGCAACCTTTGTGGTCGCTTTAACTCCAAGGGGCAAAGCAAAGGCAGCAAAGTTACAGGAGGCAGGAGCTCTGCCCCCAAAATGATGCCTATGGTGCCTGAACGTGCCAAGCTGCACTTGGTCATGACTCTCTGGCAGTTAGGTTATGCTGGGAACCATATCATCTTGAGATCTGCACTTGATATGGGAATAAGCAAGATAGTTTTCCCTCTTTATCGGAATGCTATCGCACTGTTTGTTCTGGCtccctttgcatatttttcagAAAAGTAAGCAGCCAAGGTTTATACAACAGATGTGAAGTACTTCACCATAAATGTTGTCGTTTCTCAGCTGCATGAatgtttaaatacttttttggGTTCCTTTTTAATTGGATTGTCTGTTCTTCGTTGTCCATGTAGGAATGACAGGCCACCATTAACCACTTCAATTTTGATAGAATTATTCCTCCTCGGATTTATTGGGTATGATCTTTAAAGGAGAAATCctctatatatatgaattgagAAGTTTGCTATATAATTTTGCTTTTTGGTACCCACAGGATAACATGCAATCACGGATCCTATCTTCTGGGTTTGGACAAAACTTCACCTACCTTTGCTTCTGCTACAGAGAACATCGTTCCTGCTGTAACCTTTCTCATAGCTGCGCTACTCAGGCAAGCAATTATCTAAATATAAGCGTTATCATCCACCAATATAAAACTATTGGGTATTGGTTTTTACGTTTGTGATTGTGTTGCAGAATAGAGCAAGTGCACTTGAACAGGAAAGATGGTAGAGCTAAGGTGCTTGGAACTCTTGCTTCTGTTGCTGGAGCTTCACTCATTACCCTTTACAAGGGGCCAGCCATTTATACACCAAATTCGCATTTACACCAATCACGAGTTTTGCATTCTTTAGGAGATGACGAGGGGGAGAACTGGACCTTGGGTTGCGTCTATCTCATTGTTCACTGCCTATGTTGGTCCAGTTGGATTGTTTTACAAGCACCCCTCTTGAAGAAATATCCGGCTCGGCTTTCGGCCACCTCATATTCTTGCTTCTTCAGTGTTTTGCAGTTTCTGGCAATTGCAGCATACTTTGAGAAAGACTCTCAAGCCTGGCAAGTTCACTCCAGTGCTTTTTTCAGTATTTGCTATACGGTCAGTAATTTAAAATCAGAACCTcgtatttcttaatttttgaaGCTTATGATCTAAATCAATTCAGGATCATCAGACTTTCGGTtgagcttttattttattttattttttcttttttctcttctcctaATAATTTCCTAAGGGAATGAGAAAGCAGATTTTTGGTTGCAGGGACTGGTGGCTTCAGCAATGGGATTTGCAGTACAAACTTGGGTCGTTGACAAGGCAGGACCAGTATTTGTTTCAGTCTATCTACCTGTACAAACCTTGCTTGTAGCTGTAATGGCCACTGTTGTTTTAGGAGAAGAATTCTACTTGGGAGGGTGTGTCTCGACTCTCATTGCCCTATCaaatcattctttttttttttaatcctggAAACATTTTctgcaaaaatatatattatcaccTCCTAAAGTCAAACAAGGGAAAGTTAATATCATAATATATTAATGAAACATTATTCAGGCATATGGTCTCTCGTGAACAATTTTCGGTAAAATATTCGGTGACTCGGGCATATTGATTGTAATATTCCCTTCTTGGCTATCATGTGggattattatcattatattattatcagACTGGAAAGTTATGTGACTTTCCCTTACAAATTGTAAAATGTTAATGTTCTTTGTTTTACTGTTCAGGGTCATTGGAGCAGTGTTGATTGTGGCTGGACTATACCTTGTTGTGTGGGGAAAAAGTGAAGAGAGCAAGTTCGCAACGCAAAAGGCTGTAATTCCCTCTACGCCTgagaataaaaagagaaaatgccCTAGTAGTCCTTCTCTCATCCAACCATTAATTACTTCCTTTTCAGAGTGAAAATGGTGACAACTTTCTTTACACTTTTCAGCATGGACCTAAAACAGCAACAGCAAGAGAACCTGTTCTTCGAACCAAGAGAAAGAGAACAGTAGTGGTCCGCTCATTTCAAACAGTTACAGATGTTATTGATTGGTTGTCTCATCTTCAAAGATTTAAGAGTTTTTTGTAGTTCTttgagagagtgagaaaaataaacatGTTAGCTTTGTCAGGTATTTGTAGCGGCGTATTAAGGTGAAAACGGTCTATCTCAATAGACACTTTTCTAGGATTCTTGTAGCTTATTAAGGCGACTATGCTTGCTGCAAAGGCAATAATCCGTCCATATAGagatttcaaaaataattgaaaaactgGGTTACTGATATCTCCTCATGATAGCACAGACTTCTTCACCTTTTAGATTTGACAAAATGAACGCATCTAGTCGCAAATGGCATGCTTGCATAACAAACATTTTCGGTTTTGTGGAAAATTGTCTTTCGATCCAAATATCTTGTAAGCTGGTGTTGAAACCATCAAGTTTTCAGACAAGCTTCAACCCTATCttcaaatcttaattcaatGAATGGTACTGATACTACCATCATTCTCCTAGGACAATAAGAGAATTTATAGCTTTTGATTTGTCATGTAAAAGCATAGGACAATAAGCAGCTAAATATGTTAGCCCTATGCTTCGTGATCTAAGATGGAAAAGTAAAGTTGTCCTCAAAGAAATATTGGttcaaaaggttaaaaaaatattaatgctACTTATCTAAGATGTCCAAGCGGTCGGAAGTATTCTCTTGCAATTTTGCATATACAACAtggaaattaaaagaaaattgttggAACTGCAGTTTGTACACATCAAATATTCCAACAACAGAAATTCTACAACTGAATCAAATTCTTAAAAAAGTAAGTACCGAGCAGAAACCAACCAACAAGAATGCAGGTGAAAAAGGCCAAGTAAGTTAGGAAGGTTGATCCTCCAAATGCGAGCCCGAGGGTGAATACAATAGCAAATGGTAAAATAGATCGCACCATGGAGGCTGTACTCACCCAGTGACCCTTGAGGAAAATGAGAGTGGCGAGGTTCACCACATTCCACCCACCCGAATGAAAGCCCAACCTGTTTAGGTTGTTTGCTACAAAAGAGTGGCAATTACAAGTAAAGAGATTGTACGATCGATGTTGGAATTCCTGAGTGCTCTTTTGTAGAGCATCATCCCAAGTCAATCCGTCTTGTCCAGGTGTATCCTGCTTGTATCCATTCTCACTATCGTATGAGGACGGATCGGGAGAGATGCAACACTGATTGCAAGCATTTTAAAGAGCGATTAATGAACAGGAATTGACTGATAAAGCATCCTCACTACTTTCTAGGATTGTCACAAACAGCCAGCTTATATAATTTCCAGCAAAATGCACAAATCATGGTAAAAAAGGGTCTTGCAGTAATTTCCATGCTTTTGTGCAATGAAAATTCCCCACACTCGAcccccacacccccccccccccccccacccccccaaaaaaggaaaaaaaaaaccaaaaaaaaaaaaagaggccaTGTTACCAGCAGGGTACAATACTGGTGTTAGCAGCTGTTCTAGAAAAGATGATGACAAAGAAGAAAGACCATTAATTAAGATGGGAAAACCAATACATACCTTTTCTTTGCTAATTTGGAGGTAGCGGGTCACTGCTCCAAATGCAAAGTTGTCCACACACACAAAATTGGGCCCTGCAAAGTCCAAGATTACTCCATCCTCTCTGCATATGCCAATGTGGCCAATGAAAGGAACCAGCCATGAAATTATAGGAAGGGGCGTCCACACGATGCAGCATGGAAACCGAGCTCTTCTTGGATCAATTTGCATAGTTGGTGAAACCCTTCCCTCAATTGTCATCACATGCTCAGTGTCCGTATTTGCTTCCATTGCCAAAGCTGCACAATCTGAATTGCCTCAACACAATAAATACTAGCGATTTCTAGACAACCACAAACTTaggtgaagaaaaaaaaaaacacctaatTTTAAAACTTAGGTTTTGCCACACCTAAAGTTTGTAAAACAGCCAATGAACTCAAGCTAAATGATGCTTCTTCCTCCAAATGGGGTGAAGGGTCAGATTTCAAGACGTATTGGATGCTTGTGTAACTTACCAATACAAAAGGGGGAAGTAAAAAGATAAGGTATTTCAAAATGATTCCTCAACCATATATATCTGTAACTGCTTTATGGACCTTCAGTTCTtcaaaaaatggcaaaacgAGGCTGCAACCTCCTAAAATCTTTTcaaccattaagaaaaagaatCCTTACCGTCCCAACCAGGCATGTATGTCAGCAGAATTAACTGATTCATCCATAAAGATTAACTAATTCATCCATAAAgattaaagaaaagataaagaaaatatcaCTAGCCGAAGCAAGATTTCTGGAGACCAAAGAAATTCAAAATCAGTGCCCAGAACTTTCCTGGAATTCTTCTCTGTATTTTACACATTTATTTGACTTTAAATAATCTCATACATGTTCCtagcaaatataaaaaaatgcaaagaatTGTTTCAGTTGCATTTATCATAAGGAATATGAACAATCACATCCATTTTGCATGACCTCTCAGCTTGCTCGTGATGTCTGGTAATAAAGCTAATAAATTTGGTTCTTCCACGTATCACCTTAACAATATTCAAATCGACACATTTTGGCCACTCTCAAGTCTCAACTAAAGCCTAGATCCAATAAACCAACCGTCCACCGCCCTcctcactttgaaaaagaatccTCAAGGGGAAGTACTCAAAAATTTATCAATCCCAAATTTCCCTTACATCGCACCTAGAATTTTACGTACATAGGTAAACCTCTACGTATAGAAGTTGATTAAAGAATAAAGGTCACTGGTATCCAAGCACCCACATATCTGTATGCAACAAGATTAAGGATTAAGTTAACAAATCCTTTCTAAATCGGATCAGAGACACAATCTTAAGCTGACCCATTATACCAAACTATAAATACAAGAAacaaatctcataaaaatattaacagtccccaaaaaaaaaaaaaaaaaaaaaaaaaagcagtcACTGTATCTAATCGGAACCCcaaaagaaatcaaaagaagaaaggaaaccTAGCTTTTGGCCTAATTTGGATACCCATTTGGGTTTCTTTCAATCAGATATCCTAAATCCTGTAAAATGGGAATGCATATATACATGTAAAGAGAAAATACAAACAAGAAGTAAGAGAGGAAGAGGAGAGAGCAGAGAATAATCGGTCTCGGCTTACCCGTTGAAACTTCTCCCTTGGAGGTTGAAGTGGGGAGGGCTAGACGTTGGAAAAGACGAGCCTTTGCTCCGGTCCAATAGTTATGGGCTCTCTGTGTGGTGAGGGAAGTATTATAATCCACCAAAACCACAAGATTGTTTTGCACGTCTTGGTGATTGATGGAAAGTGCTGTTTCTTTCttccaacctttttttttataaattttttgttgttgtaaaATTATGCAAAGAATATTCTATTTTACCATCACGAATACTGAgatgtttgaatttgaattgcTACTTAAAATCAATAGGATTTTGAGTATTCTATTTCCCTAATCAATCTTAAAAGATGATGCTACAGTCacaatttttttcttgctttttcatatatttttttatattttaaaataatttaaaaaaaattcataaaatcatttaaaaatattttcttaatcactaaataaaatatatatatatatatatatttacataaataaatagtgCATGttaaatatagagaaacatTTTAGCTCATATGTATTTTACATAATCCAATAGAGAACATGTTTTGTCACGTTGTTagtcatttttcataaaaatgcaaaataaataaactatatTGGATTATGTAAATAGTCAATATTGCACCATTCATCCATCTAAAGATATTTTAGTATCTCTCTTTCCACCTTTTATGCTCCATCCCTCTATTGTACTTTTGTCCTTATATTTGTATACAACTTTTATTCACTACATCATTGTACACAACTTCACTCTACTTGCTTTTATTTGCAAAATATCTTGCAACCCTTTATTCGATACACCTTTCGTTCGTGAAAGTAACATTAATCCCAAAATACTTGTTCAAAATATCCTCCAATACAAAATAGAGGGTTTAAACCACAATCCTTGATATCAACCATCCTAATGAAAGTCTATATTGTTTCTTAACATGAATTGGAAAAAAGGGGTTCTATTTGCCCTTGTCCTTGTTCAAAATCTTTTGTCAGCCCTAAAAAAGCTTCAATACTTCACATATAAAGTTCTCACCATAAAGCACTCGGGGCTCTTCAGAGCAACCTTAACCTTTAGGGGAACCTCACATTCGTATTTTTCCATTATTATCATCTATTTATGTCACAACTTCTATTATTCCAAAGAGAATGGTAGTAGAAACCACCACGATGAGATTTTAAtaaatcttagcaagttaaaTCAATAACATATAAGAAGACAACATAAGCATGTATAAGGTAAACCATGAATATAAATGCATGAGCATTGATGTGAACTTGAATGAAAAACTTACTTCTTTCTTATAcgtattctttttcaaaatctttaacCTTGTAATCATGTAACAAGGTAACGAAATGACCATGTAACAAAATATCGCAATTCATTTCATATTAATCACTTGTAATCATTAAGTCATATAACAATGTGGGTGGAGACCTCACGGCTACCCCTAGGAACAGTGAGCTCCCCTGCTAGTTACCATATCACCTTGCCGACTCTCTTGACCGGGTGTGAGTACGTTGGAGACCATATGATACAGTAGTTCGCAATTCACACAGTTCTCAATTCGCCTTCACCACATTATCAATTTATTGCACCCACCAGCATTAGGTGGAGCTACTTTGCTCTagaatcttttaaaaataactcATTCAAAGTTCGTTGACTATACTTTATTAACCCAAGGGTCACCACTCTGATTTAATCACTTTAGAGTGGACATAAGAGTTCTACTAGGATATTCTCCTATCCTAGCATTCGAGTCGTgacaaaactatttttttaatgcacAACCCAAAAACATGAGACAAACATTTGAGCACAGCATGCACATAAGAGATATGAATCATGGCATATAACAAGTAGCAATTCCATAATCCAATTTAAACAATCAAGATGTAGAGTTTATACATAAACATAACTATATTATCTAAGAGTAAGTTAGAGACTAACTTACAAATATCCTGATGTAAAGAAAGTGTCAATGATCAAGCAAGATGATATTGTATGTTTTCAAACGATTAGATTTTGGATTCAAACATTAAACCAAACTTGGGGTGGTGTGTACTGGGTTTTATGTTCTTAACTAGGGTTGCAAACgaaccgaatcgagtcgaatTCGAACAGGGGGTCAAGAGCTCGTTTAGCATATATATCTactcgaactcgactcgagctCGAAAAAGATTGAGAATTTCTGATCGAGCTCGACTCGTCTAGTGAAAATTCTGATCGAACTCGATTCGAACTCGAGTACAAAAAATACTCGAGTTGATACGAGCTCGAGTagctcgactcgagctcgaTTTAAATCAGACccacaattttttgttttttatttttgttggctgaagtaaaaatgagattatttctcCTAATGAACTTTAACTAgaattatgataatatatattaaattgagtTCTTAATAGTTATTAGACATAAATCAATGATTCATCACTTaccacaatataattaaaacttacaaataggtaaaataataattccaacATATAAGATATCGtatcacaataaattacaatttaaaatggtagatcactaattacaattacaaaatctagcaaacttacaaaaataataaattataacttcaaatgataaatcactaattacagttacaATTTCGAGCAAATTTACTAAAAGAATAAACTAAGTAGCTTCAAAAGCTTACAAACTTACAAATAATGCCCATTACAAATATAACACAATTCAATGACTTAGTTCTTAGTAGCTTTAGAGCttgacaaataataataaacaaaaaattattataaataaattagtagattgatagaaaaatatcaaagcctccATGGCATACATTCAGAAATCTGACTAAAAATTAGacgaaatattaaaaaacaagcCCACTTACCTTTGTTTACAAATctctatcaaataataaattccaTTTCTTTGATCACCAAGTACAAAAAGAAACACTACAAAATACCTTCTTATAATTATCCATATTTCTCCATTCAACACAATTATACTTTTACAAAAAACTAGGGCTACAATTCAAGTAAGTCAGATATTCAATTAATGAAATCACCTAGATCCAAGCTTCCAAAAAATCCCAAATTCCCAACCTTGTCTAGTTGGACAGCTTCAAGCCTCCAACCTCCAATGAGTCAATAAGTTTGatccacaaaaataattacaacttttgtcTTAAATAACATGTTCTATCATTGTTCCTTGTAGTATTTCTACTAGATCaattcacaaaaagaaaaagagattaaaaactagCCAAATGCCAATCACCATCAACCTATAATGCAAAACACACACGATATAATTAGCAACAtgatataacaaaataacaattcaaaaataaatagcattatACTAAAAGGCAAAAATATACAACTTGTCACTTGATTCCCCATCAAGGCAGTAAAATCTCCTCATAAGTTGgttcttctctctagaaaataaaagaaaaaattagtta comes from the Carya illinoinensis cultivar Pawnee chromosome 8, C.illinoinensisPawnee_v1, whole genome shotgun sequence genome and includes:
- the LOC122318978 gene encoding protein WALLS ARE THIN 1-like isoform X2 is translated as MMPMVPERAKLHLVMTLWQLGYAGNHIILRSALDMGISKIVFPLYRNAIALFVLAPFAYFSEKNDRPPLTTSILIELFLLGFIGITCNHGSYLLGLDKTSPTFASATENIVPAVTFLIAALLRIEQVHLNRKDGRAKVLGTLASVAGASLITLYKGPAIYTPNSHLHQSRVLHSLGDDEGENWTLGCVYLIVHCLCWSSWIVLQAPLLKKYPARLSATSYSCFFSVLQFLAIAAYFEKDSQAWQVHSSAFFSICYTIFGCRDWWLQQWDLQYKLGSLTRQDQYLFQSIYLYKPCL
- the LOC122318978 gene encoding protein WALLS ARE THIN 1-like isoform X1, with the translated sequence MMPMVPERAKLHLVMTLWQLGYAGNHIILRSALDMGISKIVFPLYRNAIALFVLAPFAYFSEKNDRPPLTTSILIELFLLGFIGITCNHGSYLLGLDKTSPTFASATENIVPAVTFLIAALLRIEQVHLNRKDGRAKVLGTLASVAGASLITLYKGPAIYTPNSHLHQSRVLHSLGDDEGENWTLGCVYLIVHCLCWSSWIVLQAPLLKKYPARLSATSYSCFFSVLQFLAIAAYFEKDSQAWQVHSSAFFSICYTGLVASAMGFAVQTWVVDKAGPVFVSVYLPVQTLLVAVMATVVLGEEFYLGGVIGAVLIVAGLYLVVWGKSEESKFATQKAVIPSTPENKKRKCPSSPSLIQPLITSFSE
- the LOC122318979 gene encoding protein RTE1-HOMOLOG, whose amino-acid sequence is MEANTDTEHVMTIEGRVSPTMQIDPRRARFPCCIVWTPLPIISWLVPFIGHIGICREDGVILDFAGPNFVCVDNFAFGAVTRYLQISKEKCCISPDPSSYDSENGYKQDTPGQDGLTWDDALQKSTQEFQHRSYNLFTCNCHSFVANNLNRLGFHSGGWNVVNLATLIFLKGHWVSTASMVRSILPFAIVFTLGLAFGGSTFLTYLAFFTCILVGWFLLGTYFFKNLIQL